The following proteins are encoded in a genomic region of Nicoliella spurrieriana:
- a CDS encoding amino acid permease produces MSDDKNSNGVKRKLKTRHVSMISLGGSIGTGLFVTSGSTVSQAGPGGALVAYILMGLMVYFLMTSLGEMATNTPVSGSFAEYAGKYVDPALGFAMGWNYWFNWAITVAVDISTAALVMKFWMPNVPSWIFSGGVLILIFLINAASVGAFGEIEYWMSLIKVATIIIFLIVGVLTIFGIMGGGTAVGLSNFTYKQAPFVGGIPAMLSVFVVAGFSFQGTELVGITAGESDDPKHSVPKAISEVFWRIILFYILAIFVIAALIPYTSPNLLGSSASDIAISPFTLVFKRAGLAAAAGIMNAVILVSVISSANSGMYASTRMLYSMSDGDFAPRRFGKTNGRGVPFASLVITTVIALATFITSFAGPEIYLWLVAASGLTGFIAWVGIAISHFRFRRAFVKQGHSIDELSYHAKLFPIGPVLTLILCILIIVGQDLSAFSNFNWKEIGITYISVPLVLILYIFYKVKNHTKLIPLDQVDVKPVSKQTIDSEK; encoded by the coding sequence ATGAGTGATGATAAAAATTCGAACGGGGTTAAGAGAAAACTCAAGACCCGACATGTTTCAATGATTTCCCTTGGGGGCTCGATTGGAACGGGACTGTTCGTTACTAGTGGTTCGACCGTTTCACAAGCGGGCCCCGGTGGGGCGTTAGTAGCGTACATCTTAATGGGATTGATGGTGTACTTCCTAATGACTAGTTTAGGTGAAATGGCCACCAACACACCGGTTAGTGGTTCGTTTGCAGAATATGCCGGCAAATACGTTGATCCGGCGCTAGGATTTGCAATGGGATGGAATTACTGGTTCAATTGGGCAATTACGGTTGCCGTTGATATTAGTACCGCCGCTTTGGTAATGAAATTTTGGATGCCGAACGTCCCTAGTTGGATCTTTAGTGGTGGGGTCTTGATCCTGATTTTCTTAATTAATGCTGCCTCTGTGGGTGCATTTGGGGAAATTGAGTATTGGATGTCATTAATTAAGGTCGCTACGATTATTATCTTTTTAATCGTTGGGGTATTGACCATCTTTGGAATTATGGGTGGTGGAACCGCAGTGGGCCTTAGTAACTTTACTTACAAGCAGGCTCCGTTTGTTGGTGGCATCCCAGCAATGCTTTCCGTTTTCGTAGTTGCTGGATTCTCATTTCAAGGAACTGAATTAGTGGGAATTACCGCTGGTGAATCTGATGATCCTAAGCACAGTGTGCCAAAAGCAATCAGTGAAGTGTTCTGGAGAATCATTTTATTTTACATTTTAGCCATCTTTGTAATTGCGGCTTTGATTCCATACACAAGTCCGAACTTACTGGGTTCTAGTGCCAGTGATATTGCGATCAGTCCATTTACTTTGGTCTTCAAGCGCGCTGGGTTAGCTGCTGCTGCAGGAATTATGAACGCAGTAATCTTGGTTTCAGTAATTTCATCTGCTAATTCTGGGATGTATGCATCAACACGGATGTTATATTCGATGTCTGATGGTGACTTTGCTCCACGGCGATTTGGCAAAACAAATGGTCGCGGAGTGCCATTTGCTTCATTGGTCATTACGACCGTGATTGCACTTGCTACATTCATTACTAGCTTTGCGGGTCCAGAAATCTACCTCTGGTTAGTTGCTGCTTCCGGTTTGACTGGTTTTATTGCCTGGGTGGGAATTGCAATTTCTCACTTTAGATTTAGAAGGGCGTTTGTCAAGCAAGGCCACTCGATCGACGAACTTTCTTACCATGCTAAGTTGTTCCCGATTGGTCCGGTTCTGACTTTGATCCTATGTATTTTAATTATTGTGGGGCAAGACCTCTCTGCCTTTTCTAATTTTAATTGGAAGGAAATTGGAATTACTTACATTAGTGTTCCACTAGTGTTGATTCTATACATTTTCTATAAGGTAAAGAACCACACGAAGTTAATTCCGCTAGATCAAGTGGATGTTAAACCGGTATCAAAGCAAACCATTGATAGCGAAAAGTAA
- a CDS encoding metal-dependent transcriptional regulator gives MSPMKEDYLKIIFELGGTTKKVSNKRISIGLNIAAGSVTEMVNKLVEEGLVAHEPYSGVSLTPAGVKLAESLVRKHRIWETFLVQELNYDLPDVHNEAEQLEHVTSPKLLEALDAKLGHPTHCPHGGVIPTASGKYSEDSHTLLNDAPDGSVVVVDRFIDNHDLLTYLGDIQLDIGDKLKVIDHAPFEGPMKVINITDDQEISISYKASHYVFIKPVE, from the coding sequence ATGAGTCCAATGAAGGAAGATTATCTTAAAATCATTTTCGAGCTTGGTGGAACGACTAAAAAAGTCTCCAACAAAAGAATCTCGATTGGACTAAATATCGCCGCGGGTTCAGTTACTGAAATGGTTAATAAGCTAGTTGAAGAGGGGTTAGTTGCCCATGAGCCTTACTCGGGAGTTTCATTGACTCCCGCGGGAGTCAAACTAGCCGAATCACTAGTTCGGAAGCATCGAATCTGGGAGACCTTTTTGGTGCAGGAGTTAAATTATGACTTACCTGATGTTCATAATGAAGCTGAACAGTTGGAACACGTGACTAGTCCCAAGTTATTAGAGGCACTGGATGCTAAGTTGGGCCATCCCACCCACTGTCCACACGGTGGTGTGATTCCGACCGCTAGTGGTAAATACTCCGAGGATAGCCACACCCTATTGAATGATGCTCCAGACGGTTCGGTGGTTGTGGTCGATCGCTTCATCGATAACCACGATCTACTAACTTACCTCGGTGATATTCAATTAGATATTGGTGATAAATTGAAGGTAATTGATCACGCTCCATTTGAGGGCCCAATGAAGGTGATCAACATTACTGATGACCAAGAGATTTCAATTAGTTATAAGGCTTCACACTATGTCTTTATCAAACCAGTTGAATAG
- a CDS encoding GNAT family N-acetyltransferase: MSLITVRPLLASDDHAFWHVVRSKAVASAAGFSPAIKLADAQAMLNAELTSGHGYAVAFDRQVVGFIFLYPQVSATMQPDHCNLEIGFLMHPDFQNRGIMGSALQILLGRLSRNGRVKTLLANVQIANGASQKILLNNHFQQVGRFVNLNGESIEQFQISL; encoded by the coding sequence GTGTCATTGATAACGGTTAGGCCATTACTAGCTAGTGATGATCATGCGTTTTGGCATGTGGTACGATCAAAAGCAGTCGCCAGCGCAGCGGGATTTTCCCCGGCAATTAAGTTAGCAGATGCCCAGGCAATGCTAAATGCTGAATTGACGAGCGGGCATGGGTACGCAGTTGCATTTGATCGACAAGTCGTTGGGTTCATTTTTTTATATCCGCAGGTTAGTGCCACAATGCAACCTGATCATTGTAACTTAGAAATCGGTTTTCTAATGCATCCGGACTTTCAAAATCGGGGAATCATGGGCAGTGCACTGCAGATTTTATTAGGGCGATTAAGTCGTAACGGGCGGGTAAAGACCCTGCTGGCAAACGTACAAATAGCGAACGGGGCTTCGCAAAAAATATTGTTGAACAATCATTTTCAACAAGTGGGGCGGTTCGTTAACTTGAATGGTGAATCGATTGAACAGTTTCAAATAAGTTTGTAA
- a CDS encoding alpha/beta hydrolase — protein sequence MQIIQKSLFPQSNAYLKGYVREADSDSQHFKFPAVIIVPGGSFTHISDQQAESFALSFAAQGYQSFYLRYSFDNEKRPLMPNPLIELGQSVDYLKQHAVDLNIDPNQIIVCGFSIGGFVVSSFNNQYDDPEFINRFHPQNDLTPKAVILSYPVIDLNLGFPKDPEQILDWEANPKLTAAENGVTRTNVPTFIWHTADDPFVPAVNSLKYAEALAANQIDYELHVFHHGRHGMAMANQLTAWNNESNDPHVAEWFKLAIEWLNQL from the coding sequence ATGCAAATCATTCAAAAGTCTTTATTCCCCCAATCAAACGCCTATTTAAAGGGCTACGTTCGTGAAGCAGATTCAGATTCACAACATTTTAAATTTCCAGCCGTCATCATCGTCCCAGGTGGATCGTTTACCCATATTTCAGACCAACAGGCTGAAAGTTTTGCACTTAGTTTTGCTGCGCAGGGCTACCAAAGCTTTTATCTCCGCTATAGTTTTGATAATGAAAAACGGCCCCTCATGCCAAATCCGCTAATTGAATTGGGCCAATCAGTTGATTATCTCAAACAACATGCCGTTGATTTAAACATTGATCCCAATCAAATCATCGTGTGCGGATTTTCAATCGGTGGCTTTGTCGTTAGCTCATTTAATAACCAATATGATGATCCAGAATTTATAAACCGTTTCCATCCCCAAAACGACCTAACCCCAAAGGCCGTCATCCTTAGTTATCCGGTCATCGATTTAAACCTTGGCTTTCCAAAGGATCCAGAGCAAATTTTAGACTGGGAAGCAAATCCGAAGCTGACTGCAGCTGAAAACGGAGTCACTAGGACTAACGTGCCCACCTTTATCTGGCATACCGCCGATGATCCATTTGTCCCCGCTGTGAACTCATTGAAGTATGCCGAAGCGTTGGCAGCAAACCAAATTGACTATGAGCTCCATGTTTTTCACCACGGGCGGCACGGGATGGCCATGGCCAACCAACTAACTGCTTGGAATAATGAAAGCAACGACCCCCATGTTGCTGAGTGGTTCAAACTGGCAATTGAATGGCTCAACCAACTCTAA
- a CDS encoding threonine/serine exporter family protein, with protein sequence MPKPRTKKDVLVVETCLLVGKIMIENGSEMSRVTDTLYRIAENAQAYQARAYVTLTGIMMSPSSKIGAQVAVIEKRTFNLEKVSLVNDYSRQFAAHKITLQEFYNRLALIEKNVKDYPFWLQTLSAAVISGTLEVVFRNNIPDFWAACIVGMLGWIAYYMINKYIAVQFISEFLAAFVVAIASIMLIKLHFANSIDDLIIGGIMPLVPGVPITNAVRDALSGNLVSGPARGIEALMIACALGFGVALAITIFK encoded by the coding sequence TTGCCAAAGCCACGGACAAAAAAAGACGTATTAGTTGTTGAAACCTGCTTATTGGTGGGGAAGATTATGATTGAAAATGGTTCTGAAATGAGCCGGGTCACCGATACGCTTTACCGCATTGCTGAAAATGCTCAAGCATACCAAGCACGGGCCTACGTTACACTTACTGGGATTATGATGTCACCCAGTAGTAAAATTGGGGCGCAGGTTGCGGTAATTGAAAAGCGGACGTTTAATTTAGAGAAGGTTTCGTTAGTCAATGATTACTCAAGACAGTTCGCGGCCCATAAAATCACCCTGCAGGAATTTTATAATCGATTGGCGTTGATCGAAAAGAACGTGAAGGATTATCCATTTTGGTTACAAACCCTTTCTGCGGCGGTTATTAGTGGGACCTTGGAAGTGGTGTTTCGAAATAACATTCCTGATTTTTGGGCTGCATGTATCGTCGGCATGCTGGGATGGATTGCGTATTACATGATTAATAAGTATATTGCAGTGCAATTTATTAGTGAATTTTTAGCAGCGTTCGTCGTGGCGATTGCTTCAATTATGTTGATTAAGTTACACTTTGCCAATAGTATTGATGATTTAATCATTGGTGGAATCATGCCACTTGTGCCGGGGGTCCCGATTACAAATGCAGTTCGCGATGCACTATCCGGAAATCTAGTTAGTGGTCCCGCACGGGGGATTGAGGCGTTAATGATTGCCTGTGCCCTAGGGTTTGGGGTCGCATTAGCAATTACAATATTTAAGTAG
- a CDS encoding DUF1634 domain-containing protein, which translates to MNKQPDEHLNQEMNSIELIIGKILRIGVIISATIMLIGWLLLVITGKTGYAGNFHPTSFQQIIAGTVQLKPDAIMMLGIFCLILTPVLRVIVSIYSFFKERDMLYVYITSFVLLVLIISFLIGLSQA; encoded by the coding sequence ATGAACAAACAACCAGATGAACACCTGAATCAAGAAATGAATAGCATTGAACTGATCATTGGTAAAATTCTCAGAATTGGAGTGATCATCTCAGCAACCATCATGCTCATCGGGTGGTTACTACTAGTCATTACCGGCAAAACCGGCTATGCGGGTAACTTCCATCCCACTTCATTTCAGCAAATCATCGCTGGAACGGTGCAATTAAAACCCGATGCCATCATGATGTTAGGGATTTTTTGTTTAATTTTAACCCCCGTCTTACGGGTAATCGTTTCAATTTATTCGTTCTTTAAAGAACGCGATATGTTGTACGTATACATTACTTCATTTGTGCTATTGGTATTAATTATCAGTTTCTTGATTGGACTTTCGCAAGCATAG
- a CDS encoding CtsR family transcriptional regulator, with translation MQSKNVSDIIEKYLKQILAETSQIEIRRSEVAELFHVVPSQINYVIKTRFTIQNGYVVESKRGGGGYIRIEKVKLLDNIEVLDSLLAIIGSSISERDGGSIVKTLYHSQLLSSKEARIILAAIDKDSLMINNDTMMANRLRAQILSSVLNHLRFED, from the coding sequence ATGCAATCAAAGAATGTTTCAGATATTATTGAAAAATATTTAAAGCAAATTTTAGCTGAAACTAGTCAAATTGAGATTCGGCGTTCAGAGGTTGCTGAACTTTTTCATGTTGTCCCTTCACAGATTAACTACGTTATTAAGACTCGATTCACAATTCAAAATGGCTACGTTGTAGAAAGTAAACGTGGTGGTGGTGGATATATTCGAATCGAAAAGGTAAAATTATTAGATAATATAGAAGTATTAGATTCTTTATTAGCGATAATTGGTTCTAGTATTTCCGAAAGGGACGGTGGTTCAATTGTTAAAACTTTGTATCATAGTCAACTGCTCTCCAGTAAGGAAGCCAGAATTATCCTGGCAGCAATTGATAAGGATAGTTTAATGATTAATAACGATACAATGATGGCGAATCGCCTTCGGGCACAGATTCTATCGTCAGTATTGAATCATCTCAGGTTTGAGGATTAA
- a CDS encoding threonine/serine exporter family protein: protein MIFVNIFFVYIATICFGILVNVPHRALNLDGIVGVLGWLVYYIYINAFGSSSYIGANFFGTLTIGIAGILASRYKKLPVIIFNIPGLVPLVPGGQAYQVMRDMALNDYGLAKFNFLQVAFIAGSISAGFLVAEVLNQLVFKARHYRSPRHYHREKVREKAENEKRRNS from the coding sequence ATGATTTTTGTAAATATTTTCTTCGTATACATTGCAACGATTTGTTTTGGAATCTTAGTTAACGTTCCCCACCGGGCTTTAAACCTTGATGGCATTGTAGGGGTGTTGGGATGGTTAGTTTATTATATCTACATTAATGCTTTCGGCAGCAGTAGCTATATTGGAGCAAATTTCTTTGGGACCCTTACGATCGGGATTGCCGGTATTTTAGCCTCCCGCTATAAAAAACTACCGGTGATTATTTTCAATATTCCAGGTCTAGTACCGCTGGTGCCCGGCGGACAAGCATACCAAGTCATGCGGGACATGGCTTTGAATGACTACGGATTAGCCAAGTTTAATTTTTTACAGGTAGCCTTTATTGCTGGATCCATCTCCGCGGGGTTCTTAGTGGCTGAAGTTTTGAACCAGTTGGTTTTTAAGGCGCGTCATTATCGTTCGCCCCGTCATTACCATCGTGAAAAAGTTCGTGAAAAAGCAGAAAATGAAAAAAGACGTAACTCCTAA
- a CDS encoding phosphatase PAP2 family protein, with protein MLINKDINRLYRFLLSFVLTIIVTGGVMASSGSGYGYLAFLDSLATSSIQGHEQGYKQVLYGAISFLASPKMDILWIVIIAFFLWTIRYRIPAVWALATLLSGNVVGVILKKIVQRPRPLLHSAADTGFSYPSGHVLGTVLVVSVIWVLLIPMLKNRRTQIVAKTIAVIYVILVMMSRVFLNAHYPSDTVGALLVGYTWFQFCEWLYYHYAGKLNRYHPFQKSIY; from the coding sequence GTGTTAATTAATAAGGACATTAACCGCTTGTACCGGTTCCTATTGTCATTTGTGCTTACGATAATTGTTACCGGTGGAGTAATGGCCAGTTCCGGAAGCGGTTATGGGTACCTAGCGTTTCTGGATTCACTTGCCACTAGTTCCATTCAGGGACATGAACAGGGCTATAAGCAGGTCTTGTACGGGGCGATTTCCTTCTTGGCGAGCCCCAAGATGGATATTTTATGGATTGTGATTATTGCATTCTTTCTGTGGACGATTCGCTACCGGATTCCGGCGGTGTGGGCACTTGCTACTTTGCTTAGTGGAAACGTCGTTGGTGTGATTTTAAAAAAAATCGTTCAAAGGCCCCGGCCACTTCTGCATTCTGCTGCCGATACTGGATTTAGTTATCCCAGCGGCCACGTTTTAGGAACGGTATTAGTAGTCAGCGTAATTTGGGTATTATTAATTCCAATGCTTAAGAATCGGCGGACACAGATAGTTGCTAAAACGATTGCCGTCATCTACGTTATATTAGTGATGATGTCGCGGGTCTTTTTGAACGCTCACTATCCATCAGATACGGTTGGTGCTCTATTAGTCGGGTATACCTGGTTCCAATTTTGTGAATGGCTATACTACCACTATGCAGGGAAATTAAACCGCTACCATCCATTTCAAAAGTCTATTTATTAA
- a CDS encoding sulfite exporter TauE/SafE family protein, with product MLETALIMIVIGILAGIAGAILGLGGGIIVTPVLTLGFGLNIKYAIGASIIVVIATSSGSTIAYLRDEVLNLRVAMFLEIATTIGAVVGSLLTGVLNPKYLYVLFGLLLIFSGFNMVRKLRMKANDYGTGKDDALASKLELNGRYYDKNLKQTIDYQVTNVPGGLSVMFGAGLASGLLGIGSGAFKVIAMDTFMKMPLKPSSATSNLMMGVTAAASATVYFFNGTILPGIAVPLALGILGGAVVGSRIMQVLPTKLIRIVFIPILLYIGGNMLLQGFGVKL from the coding sequence ATGCTGGAAACTGCTTTAATCATGATTGTAATCGGTATTTTGGCTGGAATTGCCGGCGCAATCCTAGGTCTAGGTGGGGGCATCATCGTTACTCCGGTCTTAACCCTTGGATTCGGCCTTAATATTAAATATGCAATTGGGGCTAGTATCATCGTCGTAATTGCCACTAGCTCTGGTTCCACCATTGCATACCTAAGGGATGAAGTGTTAAACCTCAGAGTTGCAATGTTTCTAGAAATTGCCACCACCATCGGTGCGGTAGTGGGATCACTTTTGACCGGGGTGTTAAATCCTAAGTACCTCTATGTGTTATTCGGATTACTTCTTATTTTTTCTGGATTCAACATGGTTAGAAAACTTAGAATGAAAGCTAACGACTATGGAACTGGCAAGGACGATGCGTTAGCTAGTAAATTAGAGTTGAACGGGCGTTATTACGACAAGAATCTAAAGCAAACGATCGACTACCAGGTCACAAACGTTCCGGGCGGCTTATCAGTAATGTTTGGGGCTGGCCTTGCTAGTGGACTGTTAGGAATCGGGTCAGGAGCATTTAAAGTCATCGCTATGGATACCTTTATGAAAATGCCACTCAAGCCATCCAGTGCGACCAGTAACCTAATGATGGGGGTCACCGCTGCTGCCAGTGCCACCGTTTACTTTTTCAATGGAACCATCCTACCAGGAATCGCAGTTCCACTAGCCCTCGGGATTCTAGGTGGTGCCGTTGTGGGGTCGCGAATCATGCAAGTCCTCCCCACCAAGTTGATTCGGATTGTGTTTATCCCGATTCTTTTATACATTGGTGGTAACATGTTGCTACAAGGATTTGGGGTGAAACTATAA
- the serS gene encoding serine--tRNA ligase gives MLDMKLIRNNEQWFKEKMATRGIDEKQIDELLALDQNRRDILVKVESLKAERNTVSDEIAKMKRAKEDASGPINRMKEVGAEIKELDEQEQTVSAKQHNLAAHLPNIPNDDDPISLTEEGANELRRVGTPREFTDFKPKNHWEIGENLGILNFERSAKVAGSRFVYYIGAGSLLERALYNFFLDQNTDAGFEEIIPPYMVNSESMYGTGQFPKFLEKKAGFEIADSDLTMIPTAEVPLVNYYRGEVIPEDKLPVKFTALSPAFRSEAGSAGRDTRGLIRLHQFNKVEMVQFTKPEDSWAALEEITHQAEKLLKLLKIPYHVITLTTSDMSFTAAMTHDLEVWMPAQNCYREISSCSNTTDFQARRAKIQYRDESGKLQFVHTLNGSGLAVGRAVAAILENFQNEDGTVNIPEVLQPYMHGMKKIEKQDLF, from the coding sequence ATGTTAGACATGAAGTTGATTAGAAATAATGAACAATGGTTCAAGGAAAAGATGGCTACCCGGGGAATCGATGAAAAACAAATCGATGAACTATTGGCACTTGACCAAAACCGTCGTGATATCTTAGTAAAGGTTGAAAGCCTAAAGGCCGAAAGAAACACGGTTTCTGATGAAATTGCTAAGATGAAGCGGGCTAAGGAAGATGCATCAGGGCCAATTAATCGAATGAAGGAAGTCGGCGCTGAAATTAAGGAACTTGATGAACAGGAACAAACAGTTTCTGCAAAACAACATAATTTAGCTGCCCACCTTCCTAACATTCCAAATGATGATGATCCAATTAGTTTAACTGAAGAAGGTGCAAATGAACTTCGTCGGGTGGGGACGCCCCGTGAATTTACCGACTTCAAACCTAAAAATCACTGGGAAATTGGTGAAAACCTTGGAATCTTAAACTTCGAAAGAAGTGCTAAGGTTGCTGGAAGTCGTTTTGTTTACTACATTGGTGCCGGCTCATTACTAGAACGGGCTCTATATAACTTCTTCTTGGACCAAAATACTGATGCTGGATTTGAAGAAATTATCCCACCATACATGGTTAATTCAGAATCAATGTATGGAACCGGCCAATTCCCTAAATTCTTGGAAAAGAAAGCTGGTTTTGAAATTGCTGATAGCGATTTAACCATGATTCCAACTGCTGAAGTGCCATTGGTTAATTATTACCGTGGTGAAGTCATTCCAGAAGACAAGTTACCGGTTAAATTTACCGCATTAAGTCCAGCATTTCGTTCTGAAGCTGGGAGTGCTGGTCGAGATACCCGTGGGTTAATTAGATTACACCAATTTAACAAGGTGGAAATGGTGCAATTCACTAAACCAGAAGATTCATGGGCAGCACTGGAAGAAATTACCCATCAAGCAGAAAAACTATTAAAACTACTAAAGATTCCATACCATGTAATTACTTTAACGACTAGTGATATGAGTTTTACTGCTGCAATGACCCACGACCTTGAAGTTTGGATGCCAGCTCAAAATTGTTATCGTGAAATTTCCAGTTGTTCCAATACGACTGATTTCCAAGCACGGCGTGCTAAGATTCAATACCGTGATGAAAGTGGAAAGCTACAGTTTGTGCACACTTTAAACGGATCTGGATTAGCAGTTGGTCGGGCAGTTGCAGCCATCTTGGAAAACTTCCAAAATGAAGATGGAACGGTTAACATTCCAGAAGTACTTCAACCATACATGCATGGAATGAAAAAAATCGAAAAACAAGATTTATTCTAA
- a CDS encoding cation diffusion facilitator family transporter, with protein sequence MADHEHDHDHALSGGKFLFVTVLNALITLVEFLGGIFAGSLSLISDGFHNLGDSLSVVLSYYAHRISGRPQTSKNTYGFKRAQIISAFVNSVFLIVVSGFLIIEAVQKLMQPEKVDGSLMFIVAIISTIANFISAVLLSRGSKGNLNVRATYLHFLSDSLSSVGIIIAGILINVFGWYFTDPLVTIIVAVYIMFETWPIIKKTIYILMQGAPSVDCQSLKKDILSVDGVTNVHHVHIWSIDENSIIFSAHVNMHDMLISDAEKIYQPISDLLKRKYNIDHVTIQAEVERGKEEDFFFDQGTDIK encoded by the coding sequence ATGGCAGACCATGAACATGATCACGATCATGCGCTGAGTGGTGGTAAATTTTTATTCGTAACGGTGTTAAATGCACTGATTACGTTGGTTGAATTTTTAGGGGGAATTTTTGCCGGTAGTTTATCGTTGATTTCGGATGGATTTCATAATTTAGGGGATTCACTATCGGTAGTGCTTAGCTACTACGCCCATCGCATTAGCGGTCGACCACAGACCAGTAAAAATACGTATGGATTTAAACGGGCGCAGATCATTTCCGCATTTGTTAATTCAGTCTTTTTGATTGTAGTATCTGGATTCTTGATCATTGAAGCAGTGCAAAAATTAATGCAGCCTGAAAAGGTGGACGGTAGTTTAATGTTCATTGTTGCAATTATCAGTACGATTGCAAACTTCATTTCAGCGGTGCTATTGAGCAGGGGCTCAAAGGGCAACCTAAATGTGCGGGCGACTTATTTACACTTCTTGAGTGATTCATTATCCTCGGTCGGCATCATCATTGCCGGAATTTTAATTAACGTGTTCGGATGGTACTTTACCGACCCGTTAGTTACAATTATCGTTGCAGTTTACATTATGTTTGAGACTTGGCCAATCATAAAAAAGACGATTTATATTTTAATGCAGGGGGCACCTAGCGTTGATTGCCAAAGCCTTAAAAAGGACATTTTAAGTGTGGACGGGGTTACCAATGTTCACCATGTTCATATTTGGTCCATCGATGAAAATAGTATTATTTTCTCAGCACACGTTAATATGCACGATATGTTGATTAGTGATGCTGAAAAGATCTATCAACCAATTAGCGACCTTTTGAAGCGTAAGTACAATATTGATCACGTCACGATTCAAGCAGAAGTGGAACGGGGAAAGGAAGAGGATTTCTTCTTTGACCAGGGAACTGATATTAAATAA